The following proteins are encoded in a genomic region of Streptomyces sp. NBC_01723:
- a CDS encoding sensor histidine kinase, which yields MHPRNVWQAMSGPGFLLSAWPWRAVAHLVTGAVAGAVTLVGIVAAATVAGVLAVVVVGLPLLVLTVLAGIPVAHLERYRLRIVDRDPAPDRHRRPAVPGLWPWLTTRLRERATWRELGHALLFAGLLWPVDAVVVTAALATPLSMVATPLLMATVGGGEEAKVLKTWTVTTWPTAFGAALLGLLLLALGGYALGLAAGARAELTRVLIAPRDGDLGARVVELTRSRVRLVDAFESERRRIERDLHDGAQQRLVALTMALGLARLDAPPGPLADQLAKAHGEAGKALEELRELIHGIHPKVLADYGLQAAVADAADRSAVPVDVTLELAGRLPQAVEAAAYFVVREALANVGRHSGADRAEVTGGHLDGRLFLEVRDDGRGGADAGAGSGLTGLADRVSVLDGRLSLSSPPGGPTLLRVEIPCEWTERFA from the coding sequence ATGCACCCTCGGAACGTGTGGCAGGCCATGTCCGGACCCGGCTTCCTGCTGTCGGCGTGGCCCTGGCGCGCGGTCGCCCACCTGGTGACCGGGGCGGTGGCCGGTGCCGTGACCCTGGTGGGGATCGTGGCCGCCGCCACCGTCGCCGGTGTCCTCGCCGTCGTCGTGGTGGGCCTGCCGCTGCTGGTCCTCACCGTCCTCGCGGGCATACCCGTCGCCCACCTGGAGCGGTACCGGCTGCGCATCGTCGACCGCGACCCCGCCCCGGACCGGCACCGGCGGCCGGCCGTCCCGGGGCTGTGGCCCTGGCTGACCACCCGGCTGCGGGAGCGGGCGACCTGGCGGGAGCTGGGCCACGCCCTGCTGTTCGCCGGTCTGCTCTGGCCGGTGGACGCCGTGGTCGTCACCGCGGCCCTGGCCACACCGCTGTCCATGGTGGCCACCCCGCTGCTGATGGCGACCGTCGGCGGCGGCGAGGAGGCGAAGGTGCTCAAGACGTGGACGGTCACCACCTGGCCGACCGCGTTCGGCGCCGCGCTGCTGGGCCTGCTGCTCCTCGCCCTGGGCGGCTACGCGCTCGGTCTGGCCGCCGGTGCGCGGGCCGAGCTGACCCGGGTCCTGATCGCCCCGCGCGACGGCGACCTGGGCGCAAGGGTCGTCGAACTGACCCGCTCGCGCGTGCGGTTGGTGGACGCGTTCGAGTCGGAGCGGCGCCGTATCGAGCGCGATCTGCACGACGGGGCGCAGCAGCGTCTGGTGGCCCTGACGATGGCCCTCGGCCTGGCCCGGCTGGACGCGCCGCCCGGCCCGCTGGCCGATCAGCTCGCCAAGGCGCACGGTGAGGCGGGCAAGGCGCTGGAGGAACTGCGGGAGCTGATCCACGGCATCCACCCCAAGGTCCTCGCCGACTACGGCCTTCAGGCCGCGGTGGCCGACGCCGCCGACCGGTCCGCCGTGCCCGTCGACGTCACCCTGGAGCTGGCCGGGAGGCTGCCCCAGGCGGTGGAGGCCGCAGCCTACTTCGTGGTCCGCGAGGCCCTCGCCAACGTCGGCAGGCACAGCGGCGCCGACCGCGCGGAGGTGACCGGCGGGCACCTCGACGGACGGCTGTTCCTGGAGGTCCGGGACGACGGCCGGGGCGGCGCCGACGCCGGGGCGGGCAGTGGGCTGACCGGTCTCGCCGACCGGGTGTCGGTGCTGGATGGCAGACTCTCCCTGTCCAGCCCGCCGGGCGGACCGACCCTGTTGCGCGTGGAGATTCCTTGCGAGTGGACCGAACGCTTCGCGTAG
- a CDS encoding response regulator, translating into MLAEDSVLLRDGLTGLLARCGHEVVAAVGDAEALVAAVAEHAPDVVVTDVRMPPGFQDEGLHAAVRLRERSPALPVLVLSQYVQRTYAAELLDSGDGTGVGYLLKDRVGQVEEFVEALTEVADGGTVVDPEVVRQLLRRRRDPLERLTPREREVLALVAEGRSNAAVAGQLVVSEAAVGKHIGSILTKLDLPPATDTHRRVLAVLAYLRA; encoded by the coding sequence GTGCTGGCCGAGGACAGCGTGTTGCTGCGGGACGGGCTGACCGGCCTGCTCGCCCGCTGCGGGCACGAGGTGGTGGCCGCCGTCGGGGACGCGGAGGCGCTGGTCGCGGCGGTGGCGGAGCACGCCCCGGACGTCGTGGTCACCGACGTCCGCATGCCGCCCGGCTTCCAGGACGAGGGCCTGCACGCGGCGGTGCGGCTGCGGGAGCGGAGCCCGGCCCTGCCCGTCCTCGTCCTCAGCCAGTACGTGCAGCGGACCTACGCCGCCGAGCTGCTGGACTCCGGTGACGGAACGGGTGTCGGCTACCTGCTGAAGGACCGCGTCGGCCAGGTCGAGGAGTTCGTCGAGGCGCTGACCGAGGTCGCGGACGGCGGCACGGTCGTCGACCCGGAGGTGGTACGCCAGTTGCTGCGCCGCCGCCGGGACCCGCTGGAGCGGCTCACCCCGCGTGAGCGGGAGGTGCTCGCGCTGGTCGCGGAGGGCAGGTCCAACGCGGCGGTCGCCGGCCAACTCGTCGTCTCCGAGGCCGCGGTGGGCAAGCACATCGGGAGCATCCTCACCAAGCTCGACCTGCCTCCGGCGACCGATACCCACCGCAGGGTGCTGGCGGTCCTGGCGTATCTGCGGGCGTGA
- a CDS encoding carbohydrate-binding protein, producing MPHRHRQTRAVGAAVAATAALLVAGLSGSASAGTAPFPAAPTAAEALRADAAPPALLRAMERDLGLDREQAERRLVNEAEAGAVAGRLRADLGGDFAGAWVRGAESGTLTVATTDAADVAVIEARGAVAEVVRHSLADLDAAKSRLDRAAAHRDTTDAPVRYVDVRTNTVTVQAVRPSAARALLDAAGVGAGLARVETSAERPRPLYDLRGGEAYYINNSGRCSIGFPVTKGTQQGFATAGHCGRAGASTSGANRVAQGTFQGSVFPGRDMAWVATNSQWTATPYVNGAGGQNVQVAGSTQAPVGASVCRSGSTTGWHCGTIQQHDTSVTYPEGTISGVTRTTVCAEPGDSGGSYISGSQAQGVTSGGSGNCGSGGTTFFQPVNPLLQNYGLTLKTTGGGGEDPGEPGEPGGTWAAGTVYQAGDTVTYGGATYRCLQGHQAQQGWEPSNVPALWQRV from the coding sequence ATGCCCCACCGACACCGACAGACCAGAGCCGTGGGTGCCGCCGTCGCCGCGACGGCCGCCCTGCTCGTGGCCGGGCTCAGCGGCTCCGCGAGCGCCGGGACGGCACCCTTCCCCGCCGCGCCCACGGCCGCCGAGGCGCTGCGCGCCGACGCCGCCCCGCCCGCCCTGCTCCGGGCCATGGAGCGCGACCTCGGCCTCGACCGGGAGCAGGCCGAACGCCGGCTCGTGAACGAGGCCGAGGCCGGTGCCGTCGCGGGCCGGCTGCGGGCCGACCTCGGCGGCGACTTCGCGGGCGCCTGGGTGCGCGGCGCCGAGTCCGGCACGCTGACCGTGGCGACGACGGACGCGGCCGACGTGGCGGTGATCGAGGCGCGGGGCGCGGTGGCCGAGGTCGTCCGGCACTCGCTCGCCGACCTGGACGCGGCCAAGTCCCGGCTGGACCGGGCGGCCGCGCACCGGGACACCACCGACGCGCCGGTCCGGTACGTCGACGTACGCACGAACACGGTCACCGTGCAGGCCGTACGCCCGTCCGCGGCCCGCGCCCTCCTCGACGCGGCCGGTGTCGGCGCCGGGCTCGCGCGCGTGGAGACGTCGGCCGAGCGGCCCCGCCCGCTGTACGACCTGCGGGGTGGCGAGGCGTACTACATCAACAACAGCGGGCGCTGCTCGATCGGCTTCCCCGTCACCAAGGGCACCCAGCAGGGCTTCGCCACCGCCGGTCACTGCGGCCGGGCGGGCGCGAGCACGAGCGGCGCGAACCGGGTGGCCCAGGGCACCTTCCAGGGGTCGGTCTTCCCCGGCCGCGACATGGCCTGGGTGGCCACCAACTCCCAGTGGACGGCCACGCCCTACGTCAACGGGGCGGGCGGTCAGAACGTGCAGGTCGCCGGGTCGACGCAGGCCCCGGTCGGCGCGTCCGTGTGCCGTTCCGGTTCCACCACCGGCTGGCACTGCGGCACCATCCAGCAGCACGACACCAGCGTGACCTACCCCGAGGGGACCATCAGCGGCGTCACCCGCACCACGGTGTGCGCCGAGCCCGGCGACTCTGGCGGCTCGTACATATCCGGCAGCCAGGCGCAGGGCGTCACCTCGGGCGGGTCGGGCAACTGCGGCAGCGGCGGCACGACCTTCTTCCAGCCGGTCAACCCGCTGCTCCAGAACTACGGCCTCACCCTGAAGACGACCGGGGGCGGCGGCGAGGACCCGGGCGAGCCCGGAGAGCCCGGCGGCACCTGGGCGGCCGGCACCGTCTACCAGGCGGGCGACACGGTGACGTACGGCGGCGCCACCTACCGCTGCCTCCAGGGCCACCAGGCCCAGCAGGGCTGGGAGCCGTCGAACGTGCCGGCGCTGTGGCAGCGGGTGTGA
- a CDS encoding LysR family transcriptional regulator, which produces MELELRHLRTVRAIADAGSLTRAATALGLAQPALSAQLKRIERALGGALFVRGRHGVRATALGELVLERSRIVLPAVTELQQEAARFARAPRTARHLRLGGTHGPLLGALVDRLADVAPDARMTTCTSWSERELAEQLADGRLDFALAGTCGSAAPPGAEGLVWREVAVDPVFVMMPGGHPLAGRPEVDLTELAGEEWACVPGDGCFGDCFTASCARAGFTPRRMYETDTASLVHLVQVGRAAGLCRATFPTTPGIVTRPLTGTPLAWRHLLGWHEVTQQRDTAATVLAQARMAHAGVAAGSDTYTEWMAAHRVP; this is translated from the coding sequence ATGGAGCTGGAGTTGCGGCATCTCAGGACGGTCCGGGCCATCGCCGACGCCGGCAGCCTCACCAGGGCGGCGACGGCGCTCGGACTCGCGCAGCCCGCGTTGAGCGCCCAGCTGAAGCGGATCGAACGGGCGCTGGGCGGGGCGTTGTTCGTCCGGGGGCGGCACGGGGTGCGGGCCACCGCGCTCGGGGAGCTGGTGCTGGAGCGCAGCCGGATCGTGCTGCCCGCGGTGACCGAGCTGCAGCAGGAGGCGGCCCGGTTCGCGCGGGCCCCGCGGACCGCGCGGCACCTGCGGCTGGGCGGCACCCACGGGCCGCTCCTCGGCGCCCTGGTGGACCGGCTCGCCGACGTGGCACCGGACGCCCGGATGACGACCTGCACCTCCTGGTCGGAGCGGGAGCTGGCCGAGCAGCTGGCCGACGGTCGGCTGGACTTCGCGCTCGCCGGGACCTGCGGGTCGGCGGCCCCGCCCGGCGCCGAGGGGCTGGTCTGGCGGGAGGTCGCCGTCGACCCGGTCTTCGTGATGATGCCCGGCGGCCACCCGCTCGCCGGCCGGCCGGAGGTGGACCTGACCGAGCTGGCGGGCGAGGAGTGGGCCTGCGTACCCGGCGACGGCTGCTTCGGCGACTGCTTCACCGCCTCGTGCGCCCGCGCCGGGTTCACCCCGCGCCGCATGTACGAGACCGACACCGCGTCCCTCGTCCACCTGGTGCAGGTGGGCCGGGCGGCCGGCCTGTGCCGGGCGACCTTCCCGACCACCCCCGGCATCGTCACCCGCCCGCTCACCGGCACCCCACTGGCCTGGCGGCACCTGCTGGGCTGGCACGAGGTGACGCAGCAGCGGGACACCGCCGCGACCGTGCTGGCGCAGGCGCGGATGGCGCACGCAGGCGTGGCGGCGGGCAGCGACACCTACACCGAGTGGATGGCGGCGCACCGCGTACCGTGA
- a CDS encoding NlpC/P60 family protein, with the protein MTHTSRRNVLTFLAASAATVPLAGAAVASPARAAGQGAAAPAVAPTALTAARSSVTTAPLGPDWFGHLTLASRLTATVLPGTPARTEVTSGGRRVALLTHGARSVLVPGPRRTFTENKKPFVDDFVRTLPDPALPAADRAYWGTSPGGGSWSTLGPVDADYSVRPGAGAIALSTDYASRHATLRDDGITDVDVRSVARFDKVPTGDACSYALSFGYQDTHNNYRARLSFTTSGAVQFRVEKEVDDTVTQLAAEVTLATGVPAGTDWTIRVRREGTGIRAKAWPSAGAEPSGWTFDVTDATFGKGRVGLRALANRGCANLPVTLLVSRYEVTAADWAAPPVVTHSSWVRVLPEPFDGVWTPELEEVVRGWCGSTAPDLLAYAAMFLAGAAPVDAGAGPAEGRRVMGEAGYGYLDPRGYRYEGADFHEYMHSGWTFPDGTYTGPSAKQAGNLDCSGYTRMVYGYHLGVPLAAGQDTSGTRLPRKSRDMADHAPGVRVARTDGSKPPAAEQLQPGDLVLFNADSGDDTETATADHVGIYLGEDGAGGRRFLSSRKTANGPTMSDLGGASLLDGTGTYARTLHTVHRV; encoded by the coding sequence ATGACCCACACCTCACGGCGTAACGTGCTCACCTTCCTCGCCGCCTCGGCCGCCACCGTCCCCCTGGCCGGCGCGGCCGTCGCGTCACCCGCGCGTGCCGCCGGGCAGGGCGCGGCCGCACCGGCGGTCGCGCCGACCGCCCTGACCGCGGCCCGCTCCTCCGTGACGACGGCGCCGCTGGGGCCCGACTGGTTCGGTCACCTCACCCTGGCGTCCCGGCTCACCGCCACCGTGCTGCCGGGCACCCCCGCCCGCACCGAGGTCACCTCCGGCGGCAGACGCGTCGCGCTGCTGACCCACGGGGCCCGCAGCGTCCTGGTGCCCGGCCCGCGGCGGACGTTCACCGAGAACAAGAAGCCGTTCGTGGACGACTTCGTCCGGACGCTGCCCGACCCGGCGCTGCCCGCGGCCGACCGGGCGTACTGGGGCACCTCTCCCGGCGGCGGGAGCTGGTCCACCCTCGGACCGGTGGACGCCGACTACTCGGTGAGACCGGGGGCCGGGGCCATCGCCCTCAGCACCGACTACGCCAGCCGTCACGCCACCCTGCGGGACGACGGGATCACCGACGTCGACGTGCGCTCCGTCGCGCGGTTCGACAAGGTGCCGACCGGTGACGCCTGCTCGTACGCCCTGTCGTTCGGGTACCAGGACACCCACAACAACTACCGGGCCCGGCTCTCCTTCACCACGTCCGGGGCGGTGCAGTTCCGGGTGGAGAAGGAGGTCGACGACACCGTCACCCAGCTCGCGGCGGAGGTGACGCTCGCCACCGGTGTGCCGGCCGGTACCGACTGGACGATACGGGTGCGGCGCGAGGGCACCGGGATCCGCGCCAAGGCCTGGCCCTCGGCCGGCGCCGAGCCCTCCGGGTGGACCTTCGACGTCACCGACGCCACCTTCGGCAAGGGCCGCGTCGGCCTGCGCGCCCTCGCCAACCGCGGCTGCGCCAACCTGCCGGTGACCCTGCTCGTCAGCCGGTACGAGGTGACGGCCGCGGACTGGGCGGCGCCGCCCGTCGTCACCCACTCCTCCTGGGTGCGGGTGCTGCCCGAGCCCTTCGACGGGGTCTGGACACCGGAGCTGGAGGAGGTCGTGCGCGGCTGGTGCGGCTCGACGGCGCCGGACCTCCTGGCGTACGCCGCCATGTTCCTGGCCGGAGCCGCCCCCGTGGACGCCGGTGCCGGGCCGGCGGAGGGCAGGCGGGTGATGGGCGAGGCGGGCTACGGCTACCTGGATCCGCGGGGCTACCGCTACGAGGGCGCCGACTTCCACGAGTACATGCACAGCGGCTGGACCTTCCCAGACGGCACCTACACCGGCCCGTCCGCCAAGCAGGCCGGGAACCTGGACTGCTCGGGGTACACCCGCATGGTCTACGGCTACCACCTGGGCGTACCGCTGGCGGCGGGCCAGGACACCTCGGGCACCCGGCTGCCCCGCAAGTCCCGGGACATGGCCGACCACGCGCCCGGGGTGCGCGTCGCGCGGACGGACGGTTCGAAGCCGCCGGCGGCCGAGCAGCTCCAGCCCGGCGACCTGGTCCTGTTCAACGCCGACTCGGGGGACGACACCGAGACCGCCACGGCGGACCACGTCGGCATCTACCTCGGCGAGGACGGCGCGGGCGGGCGCCGCTTCCTCTCCAGCCGCAAGACGGCGAACGGGCCGACCATGTCCGACCTCGGGGGCGCCTCGCTGCTGGACGGCACCGGCACGTACGCGCGGACGCTGCACACGGTGCACCGCGTCTGA
- a CDS encoding ATP-binding protein, with protein sequence MNQKSAELTTPVRNFSVQLSPTPRGARLARLLAAEQLRSWGLPQDPARQLVAELAANAAEHGRVPGRDFRLTLYVVGDFLRIEVTDTRGERLPCPRTPAPDAESGRGLLLVEALAHRWGVVEGRFPRKTVWAELSCTATEYTP encoded by the coding sequence GTGAACCAGAAATCCGCCGAACTCACGACGCCCGTACGCAACTTCAGCGTGCAGCTCTCCCCCACGCCGCGCGGGGCGCGTCTCGCCCGTCTGCTCGCGGCCGAGCAGCTCCGGAGCTGGGGCCTGCCCCAGGACCCCGCACGCCAGCTCGTGGCCGAGCTGGCGGCCAACGCGGCGGAACACGGACGCGTCCCCGGGCGCGACTTCCGGCTCACGCTGTACGTCGTCGGCGACTTCCTGCGCATCGAGGTCACCGACACCCGGGGCGAGCGGCTCCCCTGCCCGCGGACGCCCGCCCCGGACGCGGAGTCGGGGCGCGGCCTGCTGCTCGTCGAGGCGCTGGCGCACCGGTGGGGTGTCGTGGAGGGGCGCTTTCCGCGGAAGACGGTGTGGGCCGAACTGAGCTGCACGGCAACGGAGTACACCCCGTGA
- a CDS encoding helix-turn-helix domain-containing protein, with protein sequence MTVETGEQGETGWEVDPDDEWGVAVIATVGRQLKLRREAVGMRAADFGEAVGYGEDLVYKVEGGKRIPRQEYLDRADAVLDAGGLIAAAWEDVKKVRYPKKIRELGRLEANAVEIGVYECNIVAGLLQTPEHARVLMEARQPPYSPDDVERMVAARLARQSVFERDPAPSMHFVLEEAPLRREVGGTMVWRRQLERLLEVGRLHHVTLQVMPTNTDAHPGLDGRIELLKFQDGAVVARSDGAFNGRPITDPKQLRIVELRYSTIRAQALSPRESLAFIEQLLGET encoded by the coding sequence ATGACGGTCGAGACGGGCGAGCAGGGCGAGACGGGCTGGGAGGTGGACCCCGACGACGAGTGGGGCGTCGCCGTCATCGCCACGGTGGGGCGCCAGCTGAAGCTCCGTCGCGAGGCGGTGGGGATGCGGGCCGCCGACTTCGGGGAGGCGGTCGGGTACGGGGAGGACCTCGTCTACAAGGTCGAGGGCGGCAAGCGGATTCCCCGGCAGGAGTACCTGGACAGGGCGGACGCGGTGCTGGACGCGGGTGGGTTGATCGCGGCGGCGTGGGAGGACGTGAAGAAGGTCCGGTATCCGAAGAAGATCCGGGAGCTGGGGAGGCTGGAGGCCAACGCGGTTGAGATCGGTGTGTACGAGTGCAACATCGTCGCGGGGCTGCTGCAGACGCCGGAGCATGCGCGCGTTCTGATGGAGGCGCGGCAGCCGCCGTACTCCCCGGATGACGTGGAGCGCATGGTGGCCGCTCGGTTGGCGCGGCAGTCCGTCTTCGAACGCGACCCCGCGCCGTCGATGCACTTCGTGCTGGAAGAGGCGCCGCTGCGACGGGAGGTTGGAGGCACAATGGTGTGGCGGCGACAGCTCGAACGCCTGCTGGAGGTAGGGCGGTTGCACCACGTAACGCTCCAAGTCATGCCGACGAACACGGACGCCCACCCCGGGCTGGACGGCAGGATCGAGTTGTTGAAGTTCCAGGACGGTGCAGTGGTCGCACGCTCCGACGGAGCGTTCAATGGACGGCCGATCACTGACCCGAAACAACTGCGAATCGTCGAGCTGCGGTATAGCACGATCCGAGCACAGGCGCTCTCGCCTCGAGAGTCGCTGGCCTTCATCGAACAACTGCTGGGAGAAACATGA
- a CDS encoding DUF397 domain-containing protein, whose product MIREAELAWFKSSYSGGTDGESCVEIAKAPGTIHVRDSKCAEGGPHLALAPAAWATFLPSARLLGEK is encoded by the coding sequence ATGATCCGCGAGGCCGAACTGGCGTGGTTCAAGAGCAGCTACAGCGGCGGCACGGACGGCGAATCATGCGTCGAGATCGCGAAGGCCCCCGGCACGATCCACGTCCGCGACTCGAAGTGCGCCGAGGGCGGCCCGCACCTGGCACTCGCTCCTGCCGCTTGGGCGACCTTCCTGCCGTCAGCACGACTGCTGGGCGAGAAGTGA
- a CDS encoding DUF397 domain-containing protein → MTELVWFKSSYSGGNDGNSCVEIAKTPGTIHVRDSKHVEAGPRLALTPTAWATFLPYASQD, encoded by the coding sequence ATGACCGAACTGGTCTGGTTCAAGAGCAGCTACAGCGGCGGCAACGACGGCAACTCCTGCGTCGAGATCGCGAAGACCCCCGGCACGATCCACGTCCGCGACTCCAAGCACGTGGAAGCGGGCCCCCGCCTGGCGCTCACCCCGACCGCCTGGGCGACCTTCCTGCCGTACGCGTCGCAGGACTGA
- a CDS encoding helix-turn-helix transcriptional regulator, translated as MNHTELGAFLRSRRERIRPADVGLSSGPRRRVPGLRREEVAQLAGASVDYYNELERGAGSQPSEQMIAALARALRLSADERDYLYRLADRPVPVQGGAASHIHPGMLDLLGRMTSTPAQVITDLHVTLVQNPLAVALLGDQSGLRGPRASFVHRWFTEPAARELYPEADHESQSRAFVADLRAAAARRDARDPEAGSMIRTLLDVSPEFAALWADHDVAFRRDDRKRLNHPTLGLIEVNCLNLFSEDGRQRLLWFTPAVGTESAGLLELLAVVGTQEVAPSAVSPATRTAGRSPRRSG; from the coding sequence GTGAACCACACCGAGCTGGGAGCCTTCCTCCGGTCCCGGCGTGAACGCATCCGGCCGGCCGACGTGGGGCTGTCCTCCGGGCCGCGCCGCCGGGTCCCCGGGCTGCGCCGCGAGGAGGTCGCCCAGCTCGCCGGGGCTTCGGTGGACTACTACAACGAGCTGGAGCGGGGTGCCGGGTCTCAGCCGTCGGAGCAGATGATCGCCGCGCTGGCGCGGGCGCTGCGGCTCTCCGCCGACGAGCGGGACTACCTCTACCGGCTCGCCGACCGGCCGGTGCCCGTGCAGGGCGGGGCCGCCTCGCACATCCACCCCGGCATGCTCGACCTGCTCGGCCGGATGACCTCGACCCCGGCCCAGGTGATCACCGACCTGCACGTCACCCTCGTACAGAATCCGCTGGCCGTGGCGCTGCTCGGGGACCAGTCCGGGCTGCGGGGGCCAAGGGCCAGCTTCGTGCACCGCTGGTTCACCGAGCCCGCGGCGCGGGAGCTGTATCCCGAGGCCGACCACGAGAGCCAGTCCCGCGCCTTCGTCGCCGACCTGCGGGCCGCCGCCGCGCGCAGGGACGCGCGGGATCCGGAGGCCGGCTCCATGATCCGTACGCTGCTCGACGTCTCACCCGAGTTCGCCGCGCTGTGGGCCGACCACGACGTCGCCTTCCGGCGCGACGACCGCAAACGGCTCAACCACCCCACGCTGGGCCTGATCGAGGTCAACTGCCTCAACCTGTTCAGCGAGGACGGGCGTCAGCGGCTGCTCTGGTTCACACCGGCGGTGGGGACGGAGAGCGCCGGGCTGCTGGAGCTGCTGGCGGTCGTCGGGACGCAGGAGGTCGCACCGTCCGCGGTCAGTCCTGCGACGCGTACGGCAGGAAGGTCGCCCAGGCGGTCGGGGTGA
- a CDS encoding SDR family oxidoreductase: protein MTTSTQPTRHDPAPGPRVAVVTGGSRGIGRAVSHKLARDGLAVVVNYARDAASAEETVAAITAAGGRAVAVQADVADEKEVAALFDRAEREYGGVDVVVNAAGRMTLSTVADLGLAALDAMHRTNIRGTFVVAQQAARRLRAGGSLVTFSTSVVGTQFPEYGAYVASKAAVEGVTLILARELRGRDVTVNTVAPGPTATDLFLDGKTPEQIDRLAKIPPLERLGSPEDIAEVVAFLGSPAGHWVNGQVLRANGGLV from the coding sequence ATGACAACGAGCACACAGCCCACCCGGCACGACCCGGCCCCCGGCCCCCGGGTCGCCGTCGTCACCGGAGGCTCCCGCGGCATCGGCCGGGCCGTCTCCCATAAGCTCGCACGGGACGGCCTGGCGGTCGTCGTGAACTACGCACGCGACGCGGCGTCCGCCGAGGAGACGGTCGCGGCGATCACCGCGGCCGGCGGCCGGGCGGTCGCCGTACAGGCCGACGTGGCGGACGAGAAGGAGGTCGCCGCGCTGTTCGACCGGGCGGAGCGGGAGTACGGCGGGGTGGACGTGGTGGTGAACGCCGCCGGCCGGATGACCCTGTCGACCGTCGCCGACCTGGGCCTGGCGGCCCTCGACGCCATGCACCGCACCAACATCCGCGGCACCTTCGTCGTCGCCCAGCAGGCCGCCCGGCGGCTGCGCGCGGGCGGCTCGCTGGTGACCTTCTCGACCTCCGTGGTCGGCACGCAGTTCCCCGAGTACGGGGCGTACGTGGCGAGCAAGGCGGCGGTGGAGGGGGTGACGCTGATCCTGGCGCGGGAACTGCGCGGCCGGGACGTCACCGTGAACACGGTCGCGCCCGGCCCGACGGCGACCGATCTCTTCCTGGACGGCAAGACCCCCGAGCAGATCGACCGCCTCGCGAAGATCCCCCCGCTGGAGCGGCTGGGCAGCCCCGAGGACATCGCCGAGGTGGTGGCCTTCCTGGGCAGCCCGGCGGGTCACTGGGTGAACGGTCAGGTCCTGCGCGCCAACGGAGGGCTGGTCTGA
- a CDS encoding 4-oxalocrotonate tautomerase family protein, with the protein MPFAEFKVPAGTLTAADKKKLIERTTDLYAEIYGERARPTTVVLVEEVPDGGWGVAGNVLTAAMLGTGTGTDVGGGGGA; encoded by the coding sequence ATGCCCTTCGCCGAGTTCAAGGTCCCCGCGGGCACCCTCACCGCGGCCGACAAGAAGAAGCTGATCGAGCGCACCACGGACCTCTACGCGGAGATATACGGGGAACGCGCCCGCCCCACCACCGTCGTCCTCGTCGAGGAGGTCCCGGACGGCGGCTGGGGCGTCGCCGGGAACGTCCTCACGGCGGCGATGCTGGGCACGGGCACGGGCACGGACGTTGGGGGCGGCGGCGGGGCGTGA